A single Brevundimonas sp. SL130 DNA region contains:
- a CDS encoding acyl-CoA dehydrogenase C-terminal domain-containing protein: MAYKSPVRDFTFILNEVLEIDRYTNQPGFQDVSSDLVNQILEEGAKFADEVIAPINNPGDKEGCHWSEGGVVTGPKGWKEAYKAMSEAGWMALAADPEYGGQGMPSIVASAFGQMTTGASAAFSMYPGLTASAYAGIKASASEEIKAKYLPKMVSGEWSGTMNLTEPQCGTDLGMVRTKAVRNDDGSFSITGQKIWISAGEHDFSDNIIHTVLARIEGAVPGIKGLSLFVVPKYLVNEDGSLGERNSLECAGLEHKMGIHGNATCVMQYDGAKGWLLGEEGRGMNNMFVVMNEARLGTGLQGLAIGTAAYQAAAEFAKDRLQGRSLTGPKNPEGPADPIIVHPDVRRMLLEARAFVEGGQAFILWTALHADLEKSEDEAVATKAKDYMGLLTPVLKAYLTDKGFHVASLAMQVHGGSGYTEHFPASQYLRDARITMIYEGANGIQALDLVGRKLPANGGRAIMTWFGEIDAFVAENGSNEAIKPFVDGLAEAKKKLQEGTMWLMQNGMANPDNAGAASTDYLNVFGLTALAYMWAQMAKVAQAQVEAGSTDPYYATKLQTGRYFVERILPDAGAHLAKMKTGADVLMAMPAEAF; the protein is encoded by the coding sequence ATGGCCTACAAGTCGCCCGTCCGCGATTTCACCTTCATCCTGAATGAAGTGCTGGAAATCGATCGCTACACCAACCAGCCCGGCTTCCAGGACGTCTCATCGGACCTGGTCAACCAGATCCTGGAGGAAGGCGCCAAGTTCGCCGACGAAGTCATCGCCCCGATCAACAATCCCGGCGACAAGGAAGGCTGCCACTGGTCCGAGGGCGGCGTGGTGACCGGGCCAAAGGGGTGGAAGGAAGCCTATAAGGCCATGTCGGAAGCCGGCTGGATGGCGCTGGCTGCTGATCCGGAATATGGCGGCCAGGGCATGCCCAGCATCGTCGCCTCGGCCTTCGGCCAGATGACGACCGGCGCCTCGGCGGCCTTCTCCATGTATCCCGGCCTGACGGCCTCGGCCTATGCCGGCATCAAGGCCAGCGCCTCGGAAGAGATCAAGGCCAAATACCTGCCCAAGATGGTGTCGGGCGAATGGTCCGGCACGATGAACCTGACCGAGCCCCAGTGCGGCACGGACCTGGGCATGGTCCGCACCAAGGCTGTGCGCAACGACGACGGCAGCTTCTCGATCACCGGCCAGAAGATCTGGATCTCGGCGGGCGAGCACGACTTCTCGGACAATATCATCCACACCGTCCTGGCCCGTATCGAAGGCGCGGTTCCGGGCATCAAGGGCCTGTCCCTGTTCGTCGTGCCCAAATATCTGGTCAACGAGGACGGCTCGCTGGGCGAGCGCAACAGCCTCGAATGCGCCGGGCTCGAGCACAAGATGGGCATCCACGGCAACGCCACCTGCGTCATGCAATATGACGGCGCCAAGGGCTGGCTGCTGGGCGAAGAAGGCCGTGGCATGAACAATATGTTCGTGGTCATGAACGAGGCCCGCCTGGGCACCGGCCTGCAAGGCCTGGCCATCGGCACGGCCGCCTATCAGGCCGCCGCCGAGTTCGCCAAGGACCGCCTGCAAGGCCGCAGCCTGACCGGACCCAAGAACCCGGAAGGCCCCGCCGACCCGATCATCGTCCACCCCGACGTGCGCCGCATGCTGCTGGAGGCCCGCGCCTTCGTCGAAGGCGGCCAGGCCTTCATCCTGTGGACCGCCCTGCACGCCGATCTGGAGAAGTCGGAAGACGAGGCGGTGGCGACCAAGGCCAAGGATTACATGGGCCTGCTGACCCCCGTCCTGAAGGCCTATCTGACCGACAAGGGCTTCCATGTCGCGTCGCTGGCCATGCAGGTGCACGGCGGTTCGGGCTATACCGAACACTTCCCGGCCTCGCAGTATCTGCGCGATGCCCGCATCACCATGATCTACGAAGGCGCCAACGGCATCCAGGCCCTGGACCTGGTCGGCCGCAAGCTGCCCGCCAACGGCGGCCGGGCCATCATGACCTGGTTCGGCGAGATCGACGCCTTCGTGGCCGAGAACGGATCGAACGAGGCCATCAAGCCCTTCGTCGACGGCCTGGCCGAGGCCAAGAAGAAGCTGCAGGAAGGCACAATGTGGCTGATGCAGAACGGTATGGCCAATCCGGACAACGCCGGCGCCGCCTCGACCGACTATCTGAACGTCTTCGGCCTGACGGCTCTGGCCTATATGTGGGCCCAGATGGCCAAGGTCGCCCAGGCCCAGGTCGAGGCCGGCTCGACCGACCCCTACTACGCCACCAAGCTCCAGACCGGCCGCTACTTCGTCGAGCGCATCCTGCCCGACGCCGGCGCGCACCTGGCGAAGATGAAGACCGGCGCAGACGTGCTGATGGCCATGCCGGCCGAGGCGTTCTGA
- a CDS encoding MerR family transcriptional regulator, whose amino-acid sequence MATADDHRTYSIRQLCREFDATARALRFYEDKGLLTPARKGQTRVYDARDRARLKLILRGRRIGFTLQEIQEMLDLYDRKDHNVHQMAVALRRHRAQIETLKQQLEDIEGAIQTAEDACAWMESKLGEHRPDLLPGAEDYEKLLRARLNHDHHHPFKARA is encoded by the coding sequence ATGGCCACCGCCGACGATCACCGCACCTATTCCATCCGCCAGCTGTGCCGCGAGTTCGACGCCACGGCCCGCGCCCTCCGGTTCTATGAGGACAAGGGCTTGCTGACGCCCGCCCGCAAGGGTCAGACGCGCGTCTATGACGCCCGCGACCGCGCCCGGCTGAAACTGATCCTGAGAGGCCGCCGCATCGGCTTCACCTTGCAGGAAATCCAGGAGATGCTGGACCTGTATGACCGCAAGGATCACAACGTCCACCAGATGGCGGTGGCCCTGCGGCGTCACCGCGCCCAGATCGAGACGCTGAAACAGCAGCTGGAGGACATCGAGGGCGCGATCCAGACGGCGGAGGACGCCTGCGCCTGGATGGAGTCCAAGCTGGGCGAACACCGCCCCGACCTGCTGCCCGGCGCCGAAGACTATGAGAAGCTGCTGCGCGCGCGCCTCAACCACGACCACCACCACCCCTTCAAAGCGAGAGCCTGA
- a CDS encoding DoxX family protein, protein MTTTHLPVAQSRTRAVYKNVTLWTFQGWIAMFFIAAGYAKLTEPMTNLITLMGWPAMAPENMVRGLGMVELVLALGVLAPLVSWRVGRPLLLTASAGLVVLESIMLVIHALSQDIGLAVVNLVLLGFTLSVFLGRRTA, encoded by the coding sequence ATGACCACCACCCACCTCCCCGTCGCCCAGTCCCGCACGCGCGCCGTGTACAAGAACGTCACCCTCTGGACCTTTCAGGGCTGGATCGCGATGTTCTTCATCGCCGCCGGCTATGCCAAGCTGACTGAGCCGATGACCAATCTGATCACCCTGATGGGCTGGCCCGCCATGGCGCCCGAGAACATGGTGCGCGGCCTGGGCATGGTCGAGCTGGTCCTGGCGCTCGGCGTCCTGGCGCCCCTGGTGTCCTGGCGCGTCGGCCGCCCCCTGCTTCTGACCGCCTCCGCCGGACTGGTCGTGCTGGAGTCGATCATGCTGGTCATCCACGCCCTGAGCCAGGATATCGGCCTGGCGGTCGTCAACCTGGTCCTGCTGGGCTTCACCCTGTCGGTGTTCCTGGGCCGCCGCACGGCCTGA
- a CDS encoding helix-turn-helix domain-containing protein: MIMIQLDRLLLERRMSLTELSDRVGLTLANLSILKTGKARAVRFSTLDALCRELDCQPGDLIVQTPGPQPDEA, encoded by the coding sequence ATGATCATGATCCAGCTGGACCGGTTGCTGCTCGAGCGCCGCATGTCCCTGACCGAACTGTCCGACCGTGTCGGCCTGACCCTGGCCAATCTGTCCATCCTGAAGACCGGCAAGGCCCGCGCCGTCCGCTTTTCGACCCTGGACGCCCTGTGCCGAGAGCTGGACTGCCAGCCCGGCGACCTGATCGTCCAGACGCCGGGGCCGCAGCCGGACGAAGCCTGA
- a CDS encoding DUF2975 domain-containing protein, which translates to MKLVGKYSAASALRWLLGFMNVFVMLAAVASAGALLFSLVSPDFAAGLIDGLKDAPNDTTTVLGLPERLTILGMFLACGFTWWIINRLRRILLSVNQGDAFELANVKRLQAVGFGLLGIQLTALMLVFVAPQAIGQSAIDYKFDLGSWLGILVVFILAEVFRQGAAMRDEQLTTV; encoded by the coding sequence ATGAAACTCGTAGGCAAATATTCGGCCGCCAGCGCGCTGCGGTGGCTGCTGGGCTTTATGAATGTGTTCGTCATGCTGGCGGCCGTGGCTTCGGCCGGCGCGCTGTTGTTCAGCCTGGTCTCGCCCGACTTCGCCGCCGGCCTCATAGACGGATTGAAGGATGCGCCGAACGACACGACCACTGTTCTGGGTCTGCCCGAACGCCTGACCATTCTGGGCATGTTCCTCGCCTGCGGCTTCACCTGGTGGATCATCAACCGGCTGCGGCGGATCCTGCTGTCGGTGAACCAAGGCGACGCCTTCGAGTTGGCCAATGTCAAACGGCTCCAGGCCGTCGGCTTCGGCCTGCTGGGCATCCAGCTGACAGCCCTGATGCTGGTCTTCGTCGCGCCCCAGGCCATCGGCCAGTCCGCGATCGACTACAAGTTCGACCTCGGATCCTGGCTGGGCATACTGGTGGTCTTCATCCTGGCCGAGGTGTTCCGCCAGGGGGCGGCCATGCGCGACGAACAGCTGACAACGGTCTGA
- a CDS encoding protein adenylyltransferase SelO, with the protein MPPSPAYRPEPRVFDLGPDFADAVAAAEFPQTLLRFRNDRAAAEVGLESLSDAEWIAAFGRFAPLPGQPGPLAMRYHGHQFRHYNPDLGDGRGFLAAQMRETPQAAALRERGDRQGQPSGRLLDLGTKGSGTTPWSRSGDGRLTLKGGVREVLAASMLEAQGVPTSRAFSLIETGEALERGDEPSPTRSAVLVRLSHSHIRFGTFQRAAYLGRVDQIEALIEHVRSLYHPTVAAGDAPGLLRAIVEVSAKLTARWIAAGFVHGVLNTDNLNVTGESFDYGPWRFLPEYDPAFTAAYFDQNGLYAFARQPEAVFWNLTQLAGCLKLVAEAEPLTDALNSFGPAYIRELRAAFLMRLGVLSLGEAADQRLVDATLALLREGGEALRWEPLFFDWFGGFASSARALSGPRAKLYQGEAFDAFRFALMEHEPDRIERLEHPMFAAREPEEMLIDEVEAIWAAIDAGDDWAPFYAKLARLEAARTAWGFIA; encoded by the coding sequence ATGCCCCCCTCCCCCGCCTACCGCCCCGAACCGCGCGTCTTCGATCTGGGACCGGACTTCGCCGACGCCGTCGCCGCAGCGGAATTCCCACAGACGCTGCTACGGTTCCGCAATGATCGTGCGGCGGCCGAAGTCGGTCTGGAAAGCCTGAGCGACGCCGAATGGATCGCCGCCTTCGGCCGGTTCGCGCCCCTGCCGGGTCAGCCCGGCCCGCTGGCCATGCGCTATCACGGCCACCAGTTTCGCCATTACAATCCTGACCTGGGCGACGGGCGGGGTTTTCTGGCGGCGCAGATGCGCGAAACGCCTCAAGCAGCCGCGCTCCGCGAGCGCGGCGATAGGCAAGGACAGCCCTCAGGCCGGTTGCTTGATTTGGGCACCAAGGGGTCCGGCACGACGCCCTGGTCGCGCAGCGGCGACGGGCGGCTGACGCTGAAGGGCGGGGTGCGGGAGGTGCTGGCGGCGTCCATGCTGGAAGCCCAGGGCGTGCCCACCAGCCGCGCCTTCTCCCTGATCGAAACCGGCGAGGCGCTGGAGCGCGGAGACGAGCCGTCGCCGACCCGTTCGGCCGTGCTGGTTCGCCTGTCGCACAGCCACATCCGGTTCGGGACCTTCCAACGCGCGGCCTATCTGGGCCGCGTGGATCAGATCGAGGCGCTGATCGAACACGTCCGCAGCCTGTATCACCCGACGGTCGCCGCCGGGGACGCGCCCGGCCTGCTGCGCGCCATCGTCGAGGTCTCGGCGAAACTGACGGCGCGCTGGATTGCGGCGGGCTTTGTTCACGGGGTGCTGAACACCGACAATCTGAACGTCACGGGCGAGAGTTTCGACTATGGCCCCTGGCGCTTCCTGCCCGAATACGACCCGGCCTTCACCGCCGCCTATTTCGACCAGAACGGCCTCTACGCCTTTGCGCGCCAGCCCGAGGCGGTGTTCTGGAACCTGACCCAGTTGGCCGGCTGTCTGAAACTGGTCGCCGAGGCCGAGCCCCTGACCGACGCCCTGAACAGTTTCGGCCCCGCCTATATCCGCGAACTGCGCGCGGCCTTCCTGATGCGGCTGGGCGTGCTGAGCCTGGGCGAGGCGGCGGACCAGAGACTGGTCGATGCGACCCTGGCCCTGCTGCGCGAAGGCGGTGAGGCCCTGCGGTGGGAGCCGCTGTTCTTCGACTGGTTCGGCGGCTTCGCCTCCTCGGCCCGCGCCCTGTCGGGGCCGCGCGCCAAACTGTACCAGGGCGAAGCCTTCGACGCCTTCCGCTTCGCCCTGATGGAGCACGAGCCGGACCGGATCGAACGTCTGGAACACCCGATGTTCGCCGCCCGCGAGCCCGAGGAGATGCTGATCGACGAGGTGGAGGCGATCTGGGCCGCCATCGACGCCGGCGACGACTGGGCGCCCTTCTACGCCAAGCTGGCCCGGCTGGAAGCCGCCCGCACGGCCTGGGGTTTCATCGCCTGA
- the nhaA gene encoding Na+/H+ antiporter NhaA: MARKFTLDFLKTEAASGSALALAAIAAVIVANSPWSADYFAWLKSEHVLQLGPIRLEETISDWIKEGLMAIFFLVVGLEIKYEIVRGELSDPRKLTTPVLAALGGMAGPAAVYLLLSGTMGAPHAGWPIPLATDIAFALAIFGFVGKGLPSSLRVFLLTLAIVDDLGAIALIAVLFSEGANWTPLFWALGLIVVGGLAARLVRVPTPFWVIGFAAVWYLTVLSGLSTSLTAVAFAMIVPIKARKEDRQSPLKEAIHDLHPWNAYLVLPLFAFAKAGVSFAGLTMEQAFAPLVIAIALGLFFGKQIGVFGAAWLASALKIGARPTDASWLQVYGVSLLCGVGFTMSLFIGVLAFPGAVDSPEQIEVKLGVIGGSILSAVAAAIVLGFAGPGKARSAHGVVGGE; encoded by the coding sequence GTGGCGCGCAAATTTACTCTCGACTTCCTCAAGACCGAGGCCGCATCCGGCTCGGCCCTGGCCCTGGCGGCCATCGCCGCCGTCATCGTCGCCAACTCGCCTTGGTCGGCGGACTATTTCGCCTGGCTGAAGAGCGAGCACGTGCTTCAGCTCGGCCCGATTCGGCTGGAGGAGACGATCTCCGACTGGATCAAGGAAGGCCTGATGGCGATCTTCTTCCTCGTCGTGGGGCTGGAGATCAAATACGAGATCGTGCGCGGCGAGCTCAGTGATCCGCGCAAGCTGACGACCCCGGTGCTGGCGGCTCTGGGCGGCATGGCTGGGCCTGCGGCTGTCTATCTGCTGCTGTCGGGGACCATGGGGGCGCCGCACGCCGGCTGGCCCATTCCCCTGGCCACCGACATCGCCTTCGCCCTGGCCATCTTCGGTTTCGTCGGCAAGGGACTGCCGTCGTCGCTGCGGGTCTTCCTGCTGACCCTGGCCATCGTCGACGACCTGGGCGCCATCGCCCTGATCGCGGTGCTGTTCAGCGAGGGCGCCAACTGGACGCCGCTGTTCTGGGCGCTAGGCCTGATCGTCGTCGGGGGCCTGGCTGCGCGCCTGGTTCGCGTCCCGACGCCCTTCTGGGTGATCGGTTTCGCGGCCGTCTGGTATCTGACGGTTCTGTCGGGGCTCAGCACCTCCCTGACCGCCGTGGCCTTCGCCATGATCGTGCCGATCAAGGCCCGCAAGGAGGACCGCCAGAGCCCGCTGAAGGAGGCGATCCACGACCTGCATCCGTGGAACGCCTATCTGGTCCTGCCGCTGTTCGCCTTCGCCAAGGCCGGGGTCTCCTTCGCCGGTCTGACGATGGAGCAGGCGTTCGCGCCCCTGGTCATCGCCATCGCCCTGGGCCTGTTCTTCGGCAAGCAGATCGGCGTCTTCGGCGCCGCCTGGCTGGCTTCGGCGCTCAAGATCGGCGCCCGCCCGACCGACGCCAGCTGGCTTCAGGTCTATGGCGTTTCTCTGCTGTGCGGCGTGGGTTTCACCATGAGCCTGTTCATCGGCGTCCTGGCCTTCCCCGGCGCCGTGGATTCGCCCGAACAGATCGAGGTCAAGCTGGGCGTCATCGGCGGCTCGATTCTGTCCGCTGTCGCGGCGGCGATCGTTCTGGGGTTTGCCGGACCAGGCAAGGCTCGGTCTGCGCACGGTGTCGTCGGGGGCGAATAG